In Ectothiorhodosinus mongolicus, one DNA window encodes the following:
- a CDS encoding phosphoglycerate kinase, protein MSVKKMSGLDLAGQRVLIRQDLNVPVKDGKVTSDARIRASLPTIKQAAEAGARVMLMSHLGRPEEGVFSEADSLAPVAEHLSGLLGSQVRLVRDYLDGVDVAEGEVVLLENVRFNKGEKKDDETLARRYAALCDIYVMDAFGTAHRAQASTHGVGQFAPVACAGPLLAAELDALSKALGSPKRPLVAIVGGSKVSTKLTVLDSLSQVVDQLIVGGGIANTFIAAQGHRVGKSLCEDDLIPEAKRLMEAARAKGGEIPVPTDVTVGQEFSETTPATVCGVAEVGGGDMIFDVGPKTAASYAALLKKAGTIVWNGPVGVFEFDQFAGGTKAMGEAIAASDAFSIAGGGDTLAAIDKYGLADKISYISTGGGAFLEFLEGKTLPAVAMLEARAKG, encoded by the coding sequence ATGAGCGTTAAAAAGATGTCTGGGTTGGATCTGGCCGGTCAGCGTGTGCTGATCCGGCAAGACCTCAACGTGCCAGTGAAAGATGGCAAGGTGACCTCTGATGCGCGCATACGCGCAAGCCTTCCCACCATCAAGCAGGCCGCGGAGGCTGGCGCCCGCGTCATGTTGATGTCGCACTTGGGCCGCCCAGAAGAGGGTGTGTTCAGCGAGGCTGATTCGCTGGCGCCCGTAGCCGAACATCTCTCAGGACTGTTGGGAAGTCAGGTGCGCCTAGTGCGTGATTATCTCGATGGTGTAGATGTTGCCGAAGGAGAGGTCGTCCTGCTGGAGAATGTGCGTTTCAATAAAGGCGAGAAAAAAGATGACGAGACATTGGCACGCCGTTATGCCGCACTCTGCGACATATACGTGATGGATGCCTTTGGTACGGCGCATCGTGCCCAGGCCTCTACCCATGGTGTGGGTCAGTTCGCCCCGGTTGCGTGCGCCGGTCCCTTGCTGGCAGCTGAACTGGACGCTTTGAGTAAAGCCTTGGGTAGCCCAAAACGACCGCTGGTAGCCATCGTCGGTGGGTCTAAAGTGTCAACCAAACTCACCGTGCTCGACTCACTGTCTCAGGTTGTTGATCAGCTGATCGTCGGCGGTGGAATCGCTAATACTTTTATTGCGGCCCAAGGCCACCGTGTGGGCAAGTCCTTGTGTGAAGACGATCTGATTCCCGAGGCCAAGCGCTTGATGGAAGCTGCCCGTGCCAAGGGTGGTGAGATTCCTGTACCTACTGATGTGACGGTGGGTCAGGAATTTTCCGAGACTACGCCTGCAACGGTCTGTGGTGTTGCGGAGGTGGGTGGTGGTGACATGATTTTCGATGTGGGCCCCAAAACCGCTGCCAGTTATGCCGCATTGCTAAAAAAAGCCGGGACCATTGTGTGGAACGGTCCAGTGGGCGTATTCGAGTTCGATCAGTTTGCCGGTGGCACCAAAGCCATGGGTGAGGCGATTGCCGCCAGTGATGCATTTTCGATTGCTGGCGGTGGCGATACCCTGGCAGCCATCGATAAATACGGTCTGGCCGATAAGATTTCCTACATCTCCACCGGTGGCGGTGCCTTTTTGGAGTTTCTTGAGGGCAAGACACTGCCAGCAGTAGCGATGCTGGAGGCTCGAGCCAAAGGCTAG
- the pyk gene encoding pyruvate kinase, translating to MRRTKIVATLGPATDSPAAMRRLVDAGIDVVRLNFSHGSADDHRRRLALLREAAEAAGRIIGILGDLQGPKIRITRFADGAIELAEGDDFVLDASLDAAAGDQHRVGLTYQALPDDVAVGDMLLLDDGRLVLSVKKVQGSAIHTQVLVGGTLSNNKGINRQGGGLSAPALTNKDLEDIRLAAELQVDFLAVSFPRCGDDIRLAREKLQAAGGQAEICAKIERAEAVTAIEDILDETDIIMIARGDLGVEIGDAELPGVQKRLIELARTRNRVVITATQMMESMITNPIPTRAEVFDVANAVLDGTDAVMLSGETATGKYPHMAVTSMGRICEAAERQRQARVSKHRMDSTFERVDEAIAMATMYTANHLNVKAIVAMTESGSTAQWMSRISSGMPIFAMTRHEPICRKVSLYRGVYPVSFQSENTSHAENNRLVVGMLKEAGMVDDGDLVIITKGDLTGVHGGTNAMKIVQVGALQDSVS from the coding sequence ATGCGCAGAACCAAAATCGTCGCCACCTTGGGGCCGGCAACGGACTCGCCGGCCGCCATGCGTCGACTTGTCGATGCGGGCATTGATGTGGTGCGTCTTAATTTTTCTCATGGCAGTGCCGATGATCACCGGCGGCGTCTGGCCTTGTTACGTGAGGCAGCAGAGGCAGCGGGTCGTATCATTGGTATTTTGGGAGACTTGCAGGGACCGAAAATCCGTATCACCCGGTTTGCTGATGGGGCAATCGAGCTGGCTGAGGGCGATGACTTCGTTCTGGACGCATCCTTAGATGCTGCCGCCGGCGATCAGCATCGAGTGGGTTTGACCTATCAAGCTTTGCCCGACGATGTGGCGGTGGGCGATATGCTGTTGCTCGATGATGGCCGTTTGGTGCTAAGCGTGAAAAAAGTGCAGGGTTCGGCGATTCACACCCAGGTTCTCGTTGGCGGAACACTGTCCAATAATAAGGGCATTAATCGTCAGGGCGGAGGGCTATCTGCGCCAGCTTTAACCAACAAAGATCTGGAAGATATCCGTTTGGCTGCTGAACTACAGGTCGACTTTCTGGCTGTCTCGTTTCCACGCTGCGGGGACGATATTCGGCTGGCTCGAGAAAAGCTGCAGGCAGCCGGAGGGCAAGCGGAAATCTGCGCCAAGATCGAGCGTGCCGAGGCGGTCACGGCTATTGAGGATATTCTCGACGAAACCGACATCATCATGATTGCCCGCGGTGATTTGGGTGTTGAGATTGGTGATGCGGAGCTTCCCGGTGTGCAAAAGCGTTTGATTGAATTGGCGCGCACCCGTAATCGCGTCGTGATTACCGCCACTCAGATGATGGAATCCATGATTACCAATCCCATTCCCACGCGCGCCGAGGTCTTTGATGTAGCCAATGCCGTGCTCGATGGAACGGATGCCGTCATGTTGTCTGGGGAAACCGCGACTGGAAAATATCCGCACATGGCGGTAACGTCGATGGGCCGGATTTGCGAAGCCGCCGAGCGCCAACGTCAGGCTCGTGTATCCAAACATCGCATGGACAGTACATTCGAGCGCGTCGATGAGGCCATTGCCATGGCAACCATGTATACGGCGAACCATCTTAACGTGAAGGCCATTGTGGCCATGACCGAATCTGGCTCCACCGCTCAGTGGATGTCCCGTATCAGCTCGGGTATGCCGATTTTTGCCATGACACGCCATGAGCCGATCTGTCGCAAGGTTTCTCTATACCGGGGCGTTTATCCTGTGTCATTCCAAAGTGAGAATACCAGTCATGCGGAAAACAATCGGTTGGTGGTCGGTATGCTCAAAGAGGCCGGCATGGTTGATGATGGTGATTTAGTGATCATCACCAAAGGCGACCTCACAGGTGTCCATGGTGGCACCAATGCCATGAAGATCGTACAAGTGGGCGCATTGCAGGACAGCGTCAGCTAA
- the fba gene encoding class II fructose-bisphosphate aldolase (catalyzes the reversible aldol condensation of dihydroxyacetonephosphate and glyceraldehyde 3-phosphate in the Calvin cycle, glycolysis, and/or gluconeogenesis) codes for MALISLRQLLDHAAEHGYGMPAYNANNMEQVHSVMQAADAVDSPVIIQASAGARSYAGEPFLRHLIIAAVEQYPHIPVVLHQDHGAEPAVCMRSIQSGFTSVMMDGSLMPDMKTPASYEYNVEVTRQVTEMAHWLGVSVEGELGCLGSLETGMAGEEDGHGAEGQLSHDQLLTDPDEAADFVEKTGVDALAIAIGTSHGAYKFTRPPTGDILAIDRIKEIHARIPNTHLVMHGSSSVPQEWLKIINEFGGDMGETYGVPVEEIQEGIKHGVRKVNIDTDLRMASTGAVRKFLAENPKEFDPRKFLKASTKAMKDICQARFEAFGCAGMASKIKPISLEGMVNRYKAK; via the coding sequence ATGGCCCTTATTTCTTTACGACAGTTGCTGGATCATGCCGCCGAACATGGCTATGGCATGCCCGCATACAATGCCAACAACATGGAGCAGGTGCATTCAGTAATGCAGGCCGCCGATGCGGTTGATTCTCCTGTGATCATTCAGGCATCCGCTGGCGCGCGCAGTTACGCGGGCGAACCCTTTCTGCGTCATTTGATTATCGCTGCGGTCGAACAGTACCCGCATATTCCGGTTGTCTTGCATCAGGATCATGGGGCCGAGCCGGCTGTTTGTATGCGATCCATTCAGTCTGGGTTTACCTCGGTGATGATGGATGGCTCTTTGATGCCTGATATGAAGACCCCAGCCAGCTATGAATACAATGTCGAGGTGACTCGTCAGGTCACTGAGATGGCCCATTGGTTGGGTGTCTCGGTCGAAGGCGAGCTGGGTTGCTTGGGGTCTCTTGAGACGGGTATGGCCGGCGAGGAAGACGGTCACGGCGCCGAGGGTCAGTTGTCTCATGATCAGCTACTGACGGATCCCGATGAAGCGGCAGATTTTGTGGAAAAGACCGGTGTTGATGCTCTGGCGATCGCTATCGGCACCAGTCATGGTGCCTATAAGTTCACGCGCCCACCCACTGGAGACATTCTCGCCATCGACCGCATCAAGGAAATTCATGCGCGCATTCCTAATACCCATTTGGTGATGCATGGTTCTTCCTCTGTGCCGCAGGAATGGCTGAAAATCATCAATGAGTTTGGTGGTGACATGGGTGAAACCTATGGCGTGCCCGTTGAGGAAATCCAAGAAGGCATTAAACACGGTGTGCGCAAGGTGAATATCGATACCGACCTGCGTATGGCTTCAACAGGTGCCGTGCGTAAGTTCCTGGCTGAAAATCCCAAGGAGTTTGATCCACGCAAGTTCCTGAAAGCCTCCACCAAAGCCATGAAAGACATCTGTCAGGCTCGCTTTGAGGCCTTTGGTTGTGCCGGTATGGCCTCCAAGATCAAGCCCATCAGCCTCGAAGGCATGGTCAACCGCTACAAAGCGAAATAA
- the mtgA gene encoding monofunctional biosynthetic peptidoglycan transglycosylase, which translates to MSQNPLALRFWRPTFGWVVRSFAVLGLIAVLASLLLVGSLRWLDPTTSAFMLRHEHSHTVTGHRIPVRHQWVKLEWISAPAVHTVITAEDQNFRHHHGFDYRAIRWAIRDYRSTGVIRGSSTISQQTAKNLFLWPQGSIGRKLLETWFTVFLEALLPKQRILEIYLNIAQFGPNIYGIEAASRSYFGKPAAELTVEEGALLASILPSPSRLRIHSPNDYVIERQAWILWQLPELEKRGYLDGLYPH; encoded by the coding sequence ATGAGTCAAAACCCGCTTGCACTGCGTTTTTGGAGACCCACGTTTGGCTGGGTTGTGCGGAGCTTTGCGGTGCTAGGATTGATCGCGGTGCTGGCCAGTCTGCTTTTGGTAGGCAGTCTGCGCTGGCTGGATCCAACAACATCAGCCTTCATGCTGCGCCACGAACACTCGCATACTGTTACAGGACACCGCATTCCAGTACGGCATCAGTGGGTGAAATTAGAGTGGATCTCAGCACCGGCAGTGCATACTGTCATCACCGCCGAGGACCAGAATTTCCGCCACCACCATGGTTTTGACTATCGGGCTATCCGCTGGGCGATTCGCGACTACCGCAGCACCGGAGTCATCCGTGGCTCAAGCACCATCTCGCAGCAAACCGCGAAAAATCTTTTCCTCTGGCCGCAAGGCAGTATCGGTCGCAAGCTTTTGGAAACCTGGTTTACGGTTTTTCTTGAAGCCCTACTGCCCAAACAGCGCATTCTCGAGATTTATCTCAATATTGCGCAATTCGGACCCAACATCTACGGCATCGAAGCCGCCAGCCGAAGCTATTTCGGCAAACCAGCAGCAGAACTCACAGTTGAAGAAGGCGCGCTCTTGGCTAGCATCTTACCTAGCCCGTCACGCCTGAGGATCCATAGCCCAAACGACTATGTCATCGAACGTCAGGCCTGGATCCTATGGCAACTCCCGGAGCTGGAGAAACGAGGCTACCTAGACGGCCTTTACCCGCATTGA
- the yegQ gene encoding tRNA 5-hydroxyuridine modification protein YegQ has product MSTPHAPGPELLAPAGTLQHVEHALAYGADAVYAGMPRYSLRVRNNSFSGVDTLRTGIDMAHAAGGRFYLAANITAHQAKVHTFLRDITPVIELQPDALIMADPGLIMLVREKWPEMRVHLSVQASTVNAAAVRFWQHMGLKRVILSRELSLNEIEQIRQECPDMELEVFVHGAMCIAYSGRCLLSGFFNHRDANQGTCTNACRWQYQLQPAASDATGDLVPMRTERHPQANQPFLLEESERPGQWMPMEEDEHGTYILNATDLRAIEHVHRLTAIGVDSVKIEGRTKSPYYVSRAARAYRAALNDAAAGRPFNPELLTDLEGLANRGYTDGFLVRNRDRTETYERGHSESDYRLLVGAIRSYNPDTGEADIEVKNRFSLEDTLEVMTPSGNLKLRGFVMHNFDGESVSVAPGSGHWVRLALPPGDYRHAFVLRCLDKESAL; this is encoded by the coding sequence ATGTCTACACCCCACGCACCCGGCCCCGAGTTATTAGCGCCTGCTGGAACGCTCCAGCATGTAGAACACGCCTTAGCCTATGGCGCTGATGCAGTCTATGCCGGGATGCCCCGCTATTCCCTGCGGGTACGCAATAATTCATTCTCCGGTGTCGATACCCTGCGCACGGGTATCGATATGGCTCATGCCGCCGGAGGACGCTTTTACCTCGCGGCCAACATCACCGCGCATCAAGCCAAGGTGCACACCTTTTTGCGGGATATCACGCCAGTTATTGAGCTGCAGCCAGATGCGCTGATTATGGCCGATCCCGGTCTGATTATGTTGGTACGGGAAAAATGGCCGGAGATGCGCGTGCACCTCTCTGTTCAGGCCAGCACAGTCAACGCCGCTGCGGTACGTTTTTGGCAACACATGGGACTGAAACGGGTCATTCTCTCTCGCGAATTATCCCTCAATGAAATCGAACAAATCCGCCAAGAATGTCCCGATATGGAGTTGGAGGTCTTTGTTCATGGCGCCATGTGTATCGCTTATTCAGGGCGCTGCTTATTATCGGGATTTTTTAATCACCGCGATGCCAATCAGGGCACCTGCACTAATGCCTGCCGTTGGCAGTACCAGCTGCAGCCAGCAGCCAGTGATGCCACTGGCGATTTGGTCCCCATGCGCACTGAGCGGCATCCGCAAGCCAATCAACCTTTCTTGCTCGAAGAGAGTGAGCGGCCGGGTCAGTGGATGCCCATGGAAGAGGACGAACATGGCACATATATTCTTAATGCCACGGATCTGCGGGCCATTGAACATGTGCACCGATTGACGGCCATAGGTGTGGATTCGGTGAAAATCGAAGGCCGCACTAAATCCCCATACTATGTTTCTCGTGCGGCGCGAGCCTATCGAGCAGCGCTCAACGACGCTGCGGCTGGGCGGCCATTTAATCCCGAACTGCTGACCGATCTTGAGGGTCTAGCGAATCGAGGTTATACCGATGGATTTCTTGTTCGTAATCGTGACCGCACGGAAACCTATGAACGAGGACACTCCGAATCTGATTACCGCTTGCTGGTTGGCGCTATCCGGAGTTACAACCCGGATACGGGTGAGGCGGATATCGAGGTCAAGAACCGCTTTTCATTAGAAGACACATTGGAGGTGATGACGCCCTCAGGTAACCTCAAGCTTCGGGGATTTGTCATGCACAACTTCGATGGTGAATCGGTCTCAGTGGCGCCGGGTTCCGGTCACTGGGTGCGCCTGGCTTTACCGCCTGGCGACTACCGCCACGCTTTCGTGCTGCGTTGTTTGGATAAAGAATCTGCGCTCTGA
- a CDS encoding peroxiredoxin, whose product MSIQIGDSLPDVSLRIMTASGDQSVATDELFAGFRVVAFAVPGAFTPSCSGIHLPSFIDREQALRAAGAERILCIAVNDIFVLQAWADIHETGDGIIMVSDGNADFARGMGLDQDASGSGMGTRSRRYAMIVDNGIVSWLGVDQPRQVVESGADRVLEVLKTLN is encoded by the coding sequence ATGAGCATCCAAATTGGCGATAGCTTGCCAGACGTTAGCCTGCGCATTATGACAGCTTCGGGAGATCAGTCTGTGGCCACAGATGAACTGTTCGCAGGCTTTCGCGTTGTGGCTTTTGCTGTTCCCGGCGCCTTTACGCCCTCTTGCTCGGGCATTCACTTGCCTTCCTTCATCGATCGTGAACAGGCCTTACGCGCGGCAGGTGCGGAGAGAATCTTGTGCATCGCTGTCAACGACATCTTTGTGTTGCAGGCTTGGGCAGACATTCATGAGACCGGCGATGGCATTATTATGGTGTCCGACGGCAATGCCGATTTCGCGCGTGGTATGGGTCTGGATCAGGACGCCAGCGGCAGTGGCATGGGAACCCGCTCGCGCCGCTACGCGATGATCGTGGATAATGGCATCGTGAGTTGGCTGGGCGTTGATCAACCTCGACAAGTTGTTGAGAGCGGTGCCGACCGGGTTCTTGAGGTCCTAAAGACCCTCAACTGA
- a CDS encoding YihY/virulence factor BrkB family protein — translation MGIMKAIETFIYWLQTGNLRVLNPWKARFFASLRAFKDIIQDASNGPLSLHAMSLVYTSMLAFVPLLALSFSVLHAFGVHNAVEPFLLNLLDPLGEQGEEITQQIVLFVDNINVGVLGFVGLIFLLFTTIGLIQKVENAFNYIWQIKTPRSFVQKFSSYLSVILVGPVLVFSALGITASLMASDIAQQALDHEVAEQSLALVSFLLPYALLAGALSFFYIFIPNTRVRFLPALVGGLIAAALWKLTGMAFSGMMSGSTRYDAIYSSFAIMILLLIWIYLNWLILLLGSKVTFFLQKPIYLFAGSEESGTPSSCQQEQLALQLMQAIGKQFAEGQKPLTAEQLAHRLQQPDGWVGQALQALQSANILLGLNQEPEAYIPARDIDSISLKSVVDAVRGKAVDSGVATVIPVQETLKDIDTALQDSLGRCSLKNWVQSETPQTPDESLRN, via the coding sequence ATGGGTATCATGAAAGCTATTGAGACTTTTATCTACTGGCTGCAGACAGGCAATCTGCGCGTTTTGAATCCTTGGAAGGCCCGTTTTTTCGCGTCCTTACGGGCCTTCAAAGACATCATTCAAGATGCCAGTAACGGACCACTAAGTCTGCATGCGATGAGTCTAGTGTATACCAGCATGTTGGCCTTTGTGCCTCTGCTGGCACTGTCTTTTTCCGTGCTGCATGCTTTCGGTGTACATAACGCAGTGGAACCGTTTTTGTTGAATCTGCTTGACCCCCTGGGTGAGCAGGGTGAAGAAATCACTCAGCAAATTGTTTTGTTCGTCGATAATATTAATGTCGGCGTTCTAGGCTTTGTTGGCTTGATATTTCTGCTATTCACCACCATTGGCCTGATCCAAAAGGTGGAGAATGCCTTTAATTACATCTGGCAAATAAAAACACCGCGCAGCTTTGTGCAGAAATTTTCCAGCTACCTCAGTGTCATTCTGGTGGGGCCCGTTCTGGTGTTTTCAGCGTTGGGGATTACCGCTTCTCTGATGGCCTCAGATATCGCCCAACAGGCTTTGGATCATGAGGTGGCTGAGCAATCCTTGGCGCTTGTTTCTTTTCTACTGCCCTACGCCCTTTTAGCCGGTGCTCTAAGTTTCTTTTACATCTTTATTCCCAATACTCGGGTGCGCTTCTTGCCTGCATTGGTTGGCGGTTTGATCGCTGCAGCACTTTGGAAGCTCACGGGTATGGCATTTTCTGGAATGATGTCGGGTTCGACACGCTACGATGCGATTTACTCCAGTTTTGCCATCATGATCCTATTATTGATCTGGATTTATTTGAACTGGCTGATCTTATTGTTGGGATCCAAGGTAACCTTTTTCCTGCAAAAACCGATTTATCTGTTTGCCGGTAGTGAAGAGTCAGGCACGCCCAGCAGCTGCCAACAGGAGCAACTGGCATTGCAGCTCATGCAGGCTATTGGCAAACAGTTTGCTGAGGGTCAGAAACCCCTTACGGCAGAACAATTGGCTCACCGGCTGCAACAGCCAGATGGATGGGTGGGTCAGGCCCTGCAAGCGCTGCAATCAGCCAATATCTTACTCGGCCTAAATCAGGAGCCAGAAGCCTATATCCCAGCGCGCGATATTGACAGTATCAGCCTTAAGTCAGTGGTGGATGCAGTGCGCGGTAAAGCGGTAGACTCGGGAGTCGCCACCGTGATTCCTGTGCAAGAAACGTTAAAAGACATTGATACGGCTTTGCAGGATAGCTTGGGCCGCTGTTCGCTGAAAAATTGGGTGCAGAGCGAGACGCCCCAAACCCCTGATGAATCATTGCGTAATTAG
- a CDS encoding carboxysome shell carbonic anhydrase domain-containg protein, which produces MTACIDGRVNLAHAMQSPPGLMKFLRNIGPQLTMKRMDFASHVDSHISAAAALGQGSLIMVTYHFSGSHTHLGCAAYGCDTELARQDCFQVAEHIRQTYVSHAFPVYPLVCGFDTDIEALLIHGADGQSLNLSDPELNADSLGVWLNRLHPHLPENLAQDFLPLLQGNVNHAAELRATERGIALEHCEWAICVGNGFEFIRTPNVAMVIGPYSPDMGKPVSTAARVVARNMQKGRIPEDGALLLSCCLYNDGLVEKATAEFRSRLSADLAENIIAHTEPELTRRLTRLSAIFNVEKRSLELLHP; this is translated from the coding sequence GTGACTGCCTGTATCGATGGCCGGGTCAATCTGGCCCACGCCATGCAAAGTCCCCCAGGCTTGATGAAGTTTTTGCGCAATATCGGCCCACAACTGACCATGAAGCGCATGGATTTCGCCAGTCATGTGGACAGCCATATCAGTGCTGCCGCTGCTTTAGGTCAGGGCAGCTTGATCATGGTGACTTATCACTTCTCGGGCAGCCACACACACCTCGGCTGCGCTGCCTACGGTTGCGATACCGAATTGGCTCGCCAAGACTGTTTTCAGGTGGCCGAACACATCCGTCAAACCTATGTGAGTCATGCTTTTCCAGTTTATCCGCTGGTCTGTGGCTTTGATACAGACATAGAGGCTTTACTCATCCACGGCGCCGATGGCCAAAGCCTCAATCTGTCTGACCCTGAACTCAATGCGGATAGTCTTGGAGTTTGGCTAAACAGACTGCACCCCCACTTACCGGAAAACTTGGCTCAGGATTTTCTGCCGCTATTGCAGGGCAATGTGAATCATGCGGCAGAGCTGCGCGCCACTGAGCGTGGTATCGCCTTAGAACATTGTGAGTGGGCTATTTGCGTCGGCAACGGTTTCGAGTTTATTCGAACCCCCAATGTCGCCATGGTCATTGGCCCATATAGCCCCGACATGGGAAAACCGGTTTCTACGGCTGCCCGAGTGGTTGCTCGCAACATGCAAAAGGGAAGAATTCCTGAAGATGGCGCCCTGTTGCTTAGTTGCTGCCTTTATAACGATGGCTTGGTGGAGAAGGCTACAGCAGAGTTTCGCTCGCGGCTTTCTGCTGATCTCGCCGAGAACATCATTGCGCATACAGAGCCCGAGCTTACTCGACGCCTGACACGTTTAAGCGCTATCTTTAACGTCGAGAAGCGATCTTTAGAACTGCTGCACCCCTAA